One genomic region from Cellulomonas hominis encodes:
- a CDS encoding thymidylate synthase, with amino-acid sequence MTSPERAVGRTPYEDLLALVLETGTPKADRTGTGTRSVFGHQMRFDLTQGFPLVTTKRVHLRSIVGELLWFLRGDSNVRWLQEHGVSIWDEWADADGELGPVYGVQWRSWPTPDGGTVDQLAQLLDNLRADPDSRRHVVSAWNVADIPSMALAPCHAFFQFYVADGRLSCQLYQRSADLFLGVPFNIASYALLTHMVAQQVGLEVGDFVWTGGDCHIYDNHVDQVREQLTREPYPFPTLRLNRADSLFDYAFEDVVVEGYQHHPAIKAPVAV; translated from the coding sequence ATGACCTCCCCGGAGCGCGCAGTCGGCCGCACACCCTACGAGGACCTGCTCGCGCTGGTGCTCGAGACCGGCACCCCCAAGGCCGACCGCACCGGGACCGGCACCCGCAGCGTCTTCGGGCACCAGATGCGGTTCGACCTGACGCAGGGGTTCCCGCTGGTCACGACCAAGCGCGTGCACCTGCGGTCGATCGTGGGCGAGCTCCTGTGGTTCCTGCGCGGCGACTCGAACGTGCGGTGGCTCCAGGAGCACGGCGTGTCGATCTGGGACGAGTGGGCGGACGCGGACGGCGAGCTCGGCCCGGTGTACGGGGTGCAGTGGCGCTCGTGGCCCACGCCGGACGGCGGCACCGTCGACCAGCTCGCGCAGCTGCTGGACAACCTCCGGGCCGACCCGGACTCGCGCCGGCACGTCGTGTCGGCGTGGAACGTCGCGGACATCCCGTCGATGGCGCTCGCGCCCTGCCACGCGTTCTTCCAGTTCTACGTCGCGGACGGCCGGCTCTCCTGCCAGCTCTACCAGCGGTCGGCCGACCTGTTCCTCGGCGTGCCGTTCAACATCGCGTCGTACGCGCTGCTGACGCACATGGTGGCCCAGCAGGTCGGCCTCGAGGTCGGCGACTTCGTGTGGACCGGCGGCGACTGCCACATCTACGACAACCACGTCGACCAGGTGCGCGAGCAGCTGACCCGCGAGCCGTACCCGTTCCCGACGCTGCGCCTGAACCGTGCGGACTCGCTGTTCGACTACGCGTTCGAGGACGTCGTCGTCGAGGGGTACCAGCACCACCCGGCGATCAAGGCGCCCGTCGCCGTCTGA
- a CDS encoding AzlD domain-containing protein, whose translation MSRLTVWVAVLASSVVVLATKVAGHLLPERLLAAPRVTRTAALVTAALLAALVAVQVGTSDGSLVLDARVVALVVAAVALLLRAPFVLVVLLAAATAALLRWLGMP comes from the coding sequence GTGAGCCGGCTCACCGTGTGGGTCGCGGTGCTCGCGTCGTCGGTCGTCGTGCTCGCGACGAAGGTCGCCGGCCACCTGCTGCCCGAGCGGCTGCTGGCGGCGCCGCGGGTGACCCGGACCGCCGCGCTCGTCACCGCGGCGCTGCTCGCGGCGCTCGTCGCGGTGCAGGTGGGCACGTCCGACGGGTCGCTCGTGCTGGACGCGCGGGTCGTCGCGCTCGTGGTCGCGGCCGTGGCGCTGCTGCTGCGGGCGCCGTTCGTGCTGGTCGTGCTGCTGGCGGCCGCGACGGCGGCGCTGCTGCGGTGGCTCGGGATGCCCTGA
- a CDS encoding AzlC family ABC transporter permease — translation MPLLGLPGPGARSSDPVVRSAVRTALSVSVATGLYGVSFGALSVAAGLDLPQTMVLSLLMFSGGSQFAAVGVLGAGGGVGAVVATAGLLGARNGLYGVQVAPLLGARGWRRLLAAHLTIDESTAVATAQPSPAATRAGFWWTGAGVFLLWNAFTLAGALLGDALGDPRRYGLDAAAGAAFLALLWPRLSGAGTGTVRVVAVAAAATALALTPVVPAGVPVLAAAALAVVVGVLERPDGDPEPPGAEAAAGPVVTPGPAGAAS, via the coding sequence GTGCCCCTCCTCGGTCTCCCCGGCCCGGGCGCGCGCTCCTCGGACCCGGTCGTGCGCTCGGCCGTCCGCACGGCCCTGTCGGTCTCCGTCGCCACCGGCCTGTACGGCGTGTCCTTCGGCGCCCTGTCCGTCGCGGCCGGGCTCGACCTGCCGCAGACGATGGTGCTGAGCCTGCTGATGTTCAGCGGCGGCTCGCAGTTCGCCGCGGTCGGCGTCCTGGGCGCGGGCGGCGGGGTCGGCGCGGTGGTCGCGACCGCCGGGCTGCTCGGCGCGCGCAACGGGCTGTACGGGGTGCAGGTCGCGCCGCTGCTGGGCGCGCGCGGCTGGCGCCGGCTGCTCGCGGCGCACCTGACGATCGACGAGTCGACCGCGGTGGCGACCGCCCAGCCCTCCCCCGCCGCCACCCGCGCGGGGTTCTGGTGGACGGGCGCCGGGGTGTTCCTGCTGTGGAACGCGTTCACGCTCGCGGGCGCGCTGCTCGGCGACGCGCTGGGCGACCCGCGGCGCTACGGCCTGGACGCCGCGGCGGGCGCCGCGTTCCTCGCCCTGCTCTGGCCGCGGCTGTCCGGCGCCGGCACGGGGACGGTCCGGGTGGTGGCGGTCGCCGCGGCGGCCACCGCACTGGCCCTCACGCCCGTCGTGCCCGCCGGCGTGCCGGTGCTCGCCGCCGCGGCGCTGGCGGTCGTCGTCGGGGTCCTCGAGCGGCCGGACGGCGACCCGGAGCCGCCCGGCGCGGAGGCGGCCGCCGGACCGGTCGTCACGCCCGGACCCGCGGGGGCCGCCTCGTGA
- a CDS encoding carbohydrate ABC transporter permease has protein sequence MTTADLLAPPPAPAPGTAPPRRAGALRSRRRRSALLWFLLLAGPNVALLLVFVYRPLLQSFYLSTLQWNLGSPVARQIGLGNYVELVTSRGFGQVVTTTVVFTVATVGGAMLLGLGLALLLDQKLRGRGFARTVAFAPYVLSGFAVGILWLFIFDPRYGLMREVLSWFGAQSPQWYTERPWPLVMIIVVYLWKNLGYVALIYLAGLQSVPQDLKDAAALDGASPARTLRSIVLPLLTPTTFFLLVTMLLASLQSFDIIKAMTQGGPLGSTTTLMYSVYQESFVNGRAGYASAVATVLFLVLLAVTAVQMRFVQRKVHYA, from the coding sequence GTGACCACTGCTGATCTCCTCGCCCCGCCCCCGGCCCCCGCGCCGGGGACCGCGCCCCCGCGGCGCGCCGGGGCCCTGCGCTCGCGCCGCCGCCGGTCGGCGCTGCTCTGGTTCCTCCTGCTGGCCGGGCCGAACGTGGCCCTGCTGCTCGTGTTCGTCTACCGGCCGCTGCTGCAGTCGTTCTACCTGTCGACCCTGCAGTGGAACCTCGGCTCCCCGGTGGCCCGGCAGATCGGCCTGGGCAACTACGTCGAGCTGGTCACGTCCCGCGGGTTCGGCCAGGTCGTCACGACGACCGTGGTGTTCACCGTCGCCACGGTCGGCGGCGCGATGCTGCTGGGCCTCGGGCTGGCGCTGCTGCTCGACCAGAAGCTCCGGGGCCGCGGGTTCGCCCGCACGGTCGCGTTCGCCCCGTACGTGCTGTCCGGGTTCGCCGTCGGCATCCTCTGGCTGTTCATCTTCGACCCGCGGTACGGGCTGATGCGCGAGGTGCTGAGCTGGTTCGGCGCGCAGTCGCCGCAGTGGTACACCGAGCGCCCCTGGCCGCTGGTCATGATCATCGTCGTCTACCTCTGGAAGAACCTCGGGTACGTCGCGCTGATCTACCTCGCCGGCCTGCAGTCGGTCCCGCAGGACCTCAAGGACGCCGCCGCCCTGGACGGCGCCTCGCCGGCCCGGACGCTGCGGTCGATCGTGCTGCCGCTGCTCACCCCGACCACGTTCTTCCTGCTGGTCACGATGCTCCTGGCCTCGCTGCAGTCGTTCGACATCATCAAGGCGATGACCCAGGGCGGGCCGCTCGGGTCCACCACGACGCTCATGTACTCCGTGTACCAGGAGAGCTTCGTCAACGGCCGCGCGGGGTACGCCTCCGCCGTCGCGACCGTCCTGTTCCTGGTGCTGCTCGCGGTGACCGCGGTGCAGATGCGCTTCGTCCAGCGGAAGGTGCACTACGCATGA
- a CDS encoding carbohydrate ABC transporter permease encodes MSVLTPRREAAAPSASSAAPSPAPRPTPAASRPGRRARPHVAGYVTMVVATVVLGAPLVWLVLASLKAPDELYQLPLQWLPGSPSFDNYAQAASTVPLGRLLANSVGITVVGAGLKVALGLACAYALVFLELPYKKAVFGLVIATLMIPPQVTIIPNYTLVADLGWLNTYQGILVPGLASAFGTFLFRQHFLTLPASILEAAELDGAGHWRRLWRFVVPMSTPTIAAVTLVSVVTEWNDYLWPFLVVDRPDKMTLPIGLTLLQNIDGMTNWGVLLAATVVVTLPILAVFLLLQRRLVAGLTAGAVTG; translated from the coding sequence ATGAGCGTCCTGACCCCGCGCCGCGAGGCCGCGGCGCCCTCCGCCTCCTCCGCCGCGCCGTCCCCGGCGCCGCGCCCGACGCCGGCCGCGTCCCGCCCGGGCCGCCGCGCCCGCCCGCACGTCGCCGGCTACGTGACGATGGTCGTCGCCACGGTCGTCCTCGGTGCGCCGCTCGTGTGGCTCGTGCTCGCCAGCCTCAAGGCGCCCGACGAGCTGTACCAGCTCCCGCTGCAGTGGCTGCCCGGGTCGCCGTCGTTCGACAACTACGCCCAGGCCGCCTCGACCGTCCCGCTCGGCCGGCTGCTCGCGAACAGCGTGGGCATCACCGTCGTCGGCGCGGGCCTGAAGGTGGCGCTCGGCCTGGCGTGCGCCTACGCGCTGGTGTTCCTCGAGCTCCCGTACAAGAAGGCCGTGTTCGGGCTGGTCATCGCGACGCTCATGATCCCGCCGCAGGTCACGATCATCCCGAACTACACCCTGGTGGCCGACCTCGGCTGGCTGAACACCTACCAGGGCATCCTCGTGCCGGGTCTGGCCAGCGCGTTCGGCACGTTCCTGTTCCGCCAGCACTTCCTCACCCTGCCCGCCTCCATCCTCGAGGCCGCGGAGCTCGACGGCGCGGGGCACTGGCGCCGGCTGTGGCGCTTCGTGGTGCCGATGAGCACCCCGACGATCGCCGCCGTCACGCTCGTGTCCGTCGTCACCGAGTGGAACGACTACCTCTGGCCGTTCCTCGTCGTCGACCGCCCCGACAAGATGACGCTGCCGATCGGCCTGACCCTGCTGCAGAACATCGACGGCATGACCAACTGGGGCGTGCTGCTGGCCGCCACCGTCGTCGTGACCCTGCCGATCCTCGCGGTCTTCCTCCTCCTGCAGCGCCGGCTCGTCGCCGGCCTCACCGCGGGGGCCGTCACCGGCTGA
- a CDS encoding ABC transporter substrate-binding protein: MSHPRSRLRDRRVTAGLAAAVAGTTLALTACGGPSVGAGTTAEATTDATDWSQVEPASEITWWSNHPGQSQAVEEQLIAAFEAENPDITVDLVTAGANYDEVAQRFQAASQTDEKPDLVISSDVWWFRYHLNDQIMPLDDVFEYLDADAEDFQPGLYGDYEYDGQHWAAPYARSTPLFYYNKTMWQAAGLPDEGPETWEQLQEWSTALEAQVPEGGSPFGLSLGTSWSAWWFENMIWGQGGQYSDEFDVTLDSDEALAGGAFLRDLFHGDDAIATVSADDSMADFASGLIASTIGSTGSLKGALDAASFEVGTAYLPDGPAGGGTPTGGTGLAISSSSTPEEQLAAAMFLAFLTDTENTATFSQATGYMPVRTSAVESDTMKAVYEQAPQFRTAVDQLADKARAQDYIRVFVPGADALLTDAIEQIVLEGTDPAAAFESVTPQIETAYRENVEPYL, from the coding sequence GTGTCCCACCCCCGCAGCCGTCTCCGTGACCGTCGCGTCACCGCCGGACTGGCCGCCGCCGTCGCCGGCACGACCCTCGCCCTGACCGCCTGCGGCGGCCCGAGCGTCGGTGCCGGGACGACCGCCGAGGCGACGACCGACGCGACCGACTGGTCGCAGGTCGAGCCCGCCTCCGAGATCACCTGGTGGAGCAACCACCCCGGCCAGTCGCAGGCCGTCGAGGAGCAGCTCATCGCCGCCTTCGAGGCCGAGAACCCGGACATCACCGTCGACCTGGTGACCGCCGGCGCCAACTACGACGAGGTCGCGCAGCGGTTCCAGGCCGCGTCGCAGACCGACGAGAAGCCGGACCTGGTCATCTCCTCCGACGTGTGGTGGTTCCGGTACCACCTGAACGACCAGATCATGCCCCTGGACGACGTCTTCGAGTACCTGGACGCCGACGCCGAGGACTTCCAGCCCGGCCTGTACGGCGACTACGAGTACGACGGGCAGCACTGGGCAGCGCCGTACGCGCGCTCGACGCCGCTCTTCTACTACAACAAGACGATGTGGCAGGCCGCCGGGCTGCCGGACGAGGGCCCGGAGACGTGGGAGCAGCTCCAGGAGTGGAGCACCGCCCTGGAGGCCCAGGTGCCCGAGGGCGGCTCGCCGTTCGGCCTCAGCCTCGGCACGTCGTGGTCGGCCTGGTGGTTCGAGAACATGATCTGGGGTCAGGGGGGTCAGTACTCCGACGAGTTCGACGTGACCCTCGACTCCGACGAGGCGCTCGCGGGCGGCGCGTTCCTGCGCGACCTGTTCCACGGCGACGACGCGATCGCCACGGTCTCGGCCGACGACTCGATGGCCGACTTCGCCTCCGGCCTCATCGCCTCGACCATCGGCTCCACCGGCTCGCTCAAGGGGGCGCTCGACGCGGCCTCGTTCGAGGTCGGCACGGCGTACCTGCCGGACGGCCCCGCCGGCGGCGGCACCCCGACCGGCGGCACCGGCCTGGCGATCTCGTCCTCCAGCACCCCGGAGGAGCAGCTCGCCGCGGCGATGTTCCTGGCGTTCCTCACGGACACCGAGAACACCGCGACCTTCTCCCAGGCCACCGGCTACATGCCGGTGCGGACCTCGGCCGTCGAGTCCGACACCATGAAGGCCGTGTACGAGCAGGCCCCGCAGTTCCGCACCGCGGTGGACCAGCTCGCCGACAAGGCCCGCGCGCAGGACTACATCCGGGTGTTCGTCCCGGGCGCCGACGCGCTGCTCACCGACGCGATCGAGCAGATCGTGCTCGAGGGCACCGACCCGGCCGCGGCCTTCGAGTCGGTCACGCCGCAGATCGAGACCGCCTACCGTGAGAACGTGGAGCCCTACCTGTGA
- a CDS encoding glycerophosphodiester phosphodiesterase: MTDTSADRTGVALVGDPGSGVPAALATRPVVIAHRGNSAVAPQNTLAAFEAAWRAGAASIEIDIQPTADGQVVVIHDETVDATTDGQGVVTQMSLDALRALDAGSWFAAAYAGQRVPTFAEVLELLVRRPGLDLLLELKGPWTVDQVRPVTDAIRAAGLADRVIGQSFWPESVRALAEADPGLRRGLLVFEVEDPAGLVALCADLGVVTCNPSGPLLLADPGLVARLHDAGLQVMVWTLNEPEHWAAAAALGVDAVITDRPDRLAGWLAAHPA; the protein is encoded by the coding sequence GTGACGGACACGTCCGCCGACCGGACCGGGGTCGCCCTCGTGGGCGACCCCGGTTCCGGGGTCCCCGCGGCGCTCGCGACCCGCCCCGTCGTCATCGCGCACCGCGGCAACTCCGCGGTCGCCCCCCAGAACACCCTCGCCGCGTTCGAGGCCGCCTGGCGGGCCGGCGCGGCGAGCATCGAGATCGACATCCAGCCCACGGCCGACGGGCAGGTCGTGGTGATCCACGACGAGACCGTCGACGCCACGACCGACGGGCAGGGCGTCGTCACCCAGATGTCGCTCGACGCGCTGCGCGCCCTCGACGCCGGCTCGTGGTTCGCGGCGGCCTACGCCGGCCAGCGGGTGCCGACGTTCGCCGAGGTGCTCGAGCTCCTGGTCCGCCGCCCCGGCCTGGACCTGCTGCTCGAGCTCAAGGGCCCGTGGACCGTCGACCAGGTGCGTCCGGTCACCGACGCGATCCGGGCGGCCGGGCTGGCGGACCGGGTGATCGGGCAGAGCTTCTGGCCGGAGTCGGTCCGGGCGCTCGCCGAGGCCGACCCGGGGCTGCGGCGCGGGCTGCTGGTGTTCGAGGTCGAGGACCCCGCGGGGCTCGTCGCCCTGTGCGCCGACCTCGGCGTCGTCACCTGCAACCCCTCCGGGCCGCTGCTGCTGGCCGACCCGGGCCTGGTGGCGCGCCTGCACGACGCGGGGCTGCAGGTCATGGTGTGGACGCTCAACGAGCCCGAGCACTGGGCCGCCGCCGCGGCGCTCGGCGTGGACGCGGTCATCACCGACCGGCCCGACCGGCTCGCCGGCTGGCTCGCCGCGCACCCGGCGTGA